The Terriglobales bacterium genome has a window encoding:
- a CDS encoding putative sulfate exporter family transporter — protein MAGSIALPRVEPLSSTWKVLRLLPGVLLLGAIGYAGKVLEQTINTYSKAHHLTVPNIEYVLWAIAIGLVISNTLTIPEFFRPGIATYEFWLKAGIVLLGSRFLLGDVARLGGISLALVGIELVVAITLMTLLGKAFKLRPKLTSLLAVGSAVCGVSAIIATRGAIDADDEDSSLAIAAILALGALALFTFPLIGHSLHMSDHAYGMWAGLAVDNTAEATAAGALYSDTASKIAVLAKTTRNAMIGFVVLAYAIYWAGLGQARQVRNKGWFLWQKFPKFVLGFLLISVLATYHAFNKAQLGNLANLSRWAFLLTFAGVGLRTNFREMRKQGLRPFVVGALGEIAIAVVTLGLVVGANALFHL, from the coding sequence ATGGCCGGGTCCATTGCTTTACCGCGAGTAGAACCACTCAGTTCCACTTGGAAGGTGCTGCGCCTGTTGCCGGGGGTGCTGCTGCTGGGCGCAATCGGCTATGCCGGAAAAGTGCTGGAGCAGACGATCAATACCTATTCCAAAGCCCATCACCTGACCGTGCCCAACATCGAGTACGTGCTCTGGGCGATCGCGATCGGGTTAGTGATTTCGAACACCCTGACCATTCCGGAATTTTTTCGGCCTGGGATCGCAACTTACGAATTCTGGCTGAAGGCGGGCATCGTGCTGCTGGGATCCAGGTTCCTGCTGGGAGATGTCGCGAGGCTGGGTGGTATCAGTCTGGCGTTGGTGGGGATCGAGCTGGTGGTTGCGATCACGCTCATGACCCTTTTGGGGAAGGCATTTAAGCTTCGTCCTAAGCTGACTTCGCTATTGGCGGTGGGCTCGGCGGTGTGCGGAGTATCAGCAATCATCGCGACCAGAGGCGCGATCGATGCAGACGACGAGGATTCCTCGTTGGCGATTGCCGCCATCCTGGCATTAGGAGCGCTAGCGCTATTCACGTTTCCGCTGATCGGGCACAGCTTGCACATGAGCGATCACGCATATGGCATGTGGGCCGGGTTAGCAGTCGACAATACTGCCGAAGCCACCGCCGCCGGTGCGCTTTATTCGGATACTGCCAGCAAGATCGCGGTCCTGGCAAAAACCACACGCAATGCCATGATCGGATTTGTGGTGCTGGCCTACGCTATCTACTGGGCAGGACTTGGGCAGGCCAGGCAAGTGCGAAACAAGGGCTGGTTCCTATGGCAGAAGTTTCCCAAGTTTGTTCTGGGCTTTCTTCTGATTTCGGTTCTCGCTACGTATCACGCGTTTAATAAGGCACAGCTCGGTAATTTGGCGAACCTATCACGATGGGCATTTCTGCTGACCTTCGCCGGCGTGGGCTTGCGGACCAACTTTCGGGAGATGCGCAAGCAGGGGCTACGGCCGTTTGTGGTGGGCGCTCTGGGAGAGATCGCAATCGCGGTTGTAACCCTGGGCCTGGTAGTTGGAGCCAA